A genome region from Cervus elaphus chromosome 18, mCerEla1.1, whole genome shotgun sequence includes the following:
- the LOC122674680 gene encoding translation initiation factor IF-2-like: MSAGRGTQWNERGRAKQPRVCRERGGGEAPGTSMSRLNISLYYCVALLPSLPAGPGRQGTGAPWVPWGRSGVVRSPLWRDLGSARVRPQNSLGWKRNPSSDLGRPPWWKPIRSERAGAPAPLEWLQSRTQRTSAPPTLWPLPDIRRSDCVSEIPGAPRNYLPRNLWLARLPPGIKDTDCATPAVCGRRGPQRAPGSSHSLHSEFSLKGEGQSWGGGGAEERAPQAEDPAVGARPRATQVAEEPRRARRPPPPAGPLRAPVLPAARRRRKRRGRPTPAGSCARRPRPAPHRPPGSPPLAPRTVGSGGEKREQPCLPPAPSTFFVVVVAFPRWLNVT, from the exons ATGAGCGCCGGGCGCGGGACGCAGTGGAACGAGAGGGGGCGTGCCAAGCAGCCCAGAGTGTGCCGGGAGCGCGGGGGAGGGGAGGCGCCGGGCACGTCAATGTCACGGCTTAATATTTCCCTGTATTATTGTGTTGCGCTGCTACCCTCCCTGCCTGCCGGGCCTGGACGTCAGGGGACAGGGGCTCCATGGGTGCCGTGGGGGCGTTCTGGGGTCGTGCGCAGCCCGCTGTGGAGAGACCTCGGGTCCGCCCGAGTGCGGCCGCAGAAT AGTCTGGGTTGGAAACGGAATCCTTCCTCTGACTTGGGAAGACCTCCCTGGTGGAAACCCATCAGATCCGAGAGGGCGGGAGCTCCCGCTCCTCTGGAGTGG CTGCAATCCAGGACCCAGAGGACCTCCGCTCCACCAACACTGTGGCCTCTGCCGGACATTCGCCGCTCCGACTGCGTGTCCGAAATTCCCGGAGCTCCTCGGAATTACCTGCCCCGCAACCTCTGGCTCGCTCGCCTTCCGCCAGGAATTAAAGATACAGACTGCGCGACCCCCGCGGTCTGCGGGCGGAGGGGACCGCAGAGAGCACCGGGCTCCTCACACTCTCTCCATTCAGAATTCTCCTTAAAAGGTGAAGGCCagtcctgggggggggggggggccgagGAACGAGCCCCCCAAGCCGAGGACCCAGCGGTCGGAGCCAGGCCGAGGGCCACACAGGTAGCGGAGGAGCCGCGGCGAGCGCGCCGCCCGCCCCCTCCCGCGGGCCCCCTCCGCGCCCCAGTCCTGCCCGCCGCCCGGCGGCGAAGGAAGCGGCGGGGACGTCCCACCCCCGCAGGGAGCTgcgcccgccgcccccgcccggccccgcaCCGCCCGCCCGGCTCTCCCCCCCTCGCTCCCCGGACTGTCGGCTCCGGCGGAGAGAAACGGGAGCAGCCGTgcctcccccccgccccgtccactttttttgttgttgttgttgctttccCACGCTGGCTGAATGTGACTTGA